From Dendropsophus ebraccatus isolate aDenEbr1 chromosome 10, aDenEbr1.pat, whole genome shotgun sequence:
gttccattgaagtaaatggagcttaattgcaaactgcacctgaactggagacaacagtagggggaaaagtggccatctttttgtagcgctggataacccctttaagataaaattaagtctgtcattacaTAACTGGTCTCGCAGAAAATAAAGGCTCATGAAGGTCTGTacgtgaaaaatgcaagtgctatggccttttaaaaaactaaagcgcaaaaattaaaattggtctGGAGAAGTGCTGAGGAGGggtaggataaaagaaataacatcctCCCACCTCCACCGGCTCCAGTAATGGTGACTGCATACCGCTGATCCAGTCCCTGGCCATTCCTAATTTGAGTGGGTACCCGGGTTATGACGTATTAGGTCAGCAGCTATAGCAGGGTCAAAAAATAATAAGTCATCAAAatgtcccatctacacaaatacaTAGGTCAAAAAAATGAAACTGTTATAAGAgatacaatagggccattttattaaaaaaaagttttgatgttaaaaaatagtaaactgatagaaaagctatataaacatttatttatatcGTTGTATGTGTACTCAACAATTGAATAACCTCAAAGTTACAAAATTCcaccccataaatgataattTAGGGGTTCTGTCATGcatttttatggtagattgaaagacaccattacaatgTACACTTGTACACAtcgaaaaaagaaaacacagcatGACATGAccctagaaggcaaggaggaaaaaaactaaacaaaattaaAGTGGTCAACTAGGTCATAGTCAAAATCCACTGTCATTAAAAGGTTTATTatatttttgctttaaaaaaacatttttggagaGGCTTATTTGTTTTACTTTTTCACCAACATAATTGTGTGAGGAATCTATAATATGGGGGGATtgtgtatttttaattatttttactttCACGTTTATTTGTTTCTAGATTCCTATTTTCAttattgtccctttaaataaaactatcacgcCAAGATATATATTGTGTAGCCAGTAATACAGCCCACTCTATCTTCTTCCCACtaaacttaaagaggacctgtcacccccgtgccggggtgaaaggctcctgaccccctgctagatccccctatactcacctaatcgcgcggggtcccgcttcctgatgcggttgggtcacggagatttcagctcccgaagcctggCGTGCGCGCACACaccagagtccgacgctcatagagaatgaatggggagtccgaggctccgtcattctctatgggcatcggactctcgtGTGTGCGCGCCGggttcgggagctgaaatctctgtgacccgaccacatcaggaagcgggacccggcgcgattaggtaagtatagggggatctaacggggggtcgggagcctgtcaccccggcacgggggggggggggacaggtatcctttaaccccttcctgtcagcaatctgtatatatacattcctactgcacatatcccgtgcagtaggaatgaatatatacgttcctacactgacgggggctttgtgatgagagcgggaGCACTGCAGACAGAGCAATCCCACTCACATCAGTGTCCGGAggcggaggtaatgagagtcagctgcgatcccgcagccgactctcattaaccccttaaacgccgtgatctacagcgatcacagcgtttaaggtgctcagtgacagatcaagcatctgtcactaagtgatcgggacccctgcagccatgctgtgggggtcccgatcacatgtgctgacaggcgggggtaagctccttacttctgtcctgtcggattggcGATCTACagtatgtgtagagtctgctctcaggcaggctctatacatagatcgccgataacactgatctatactcggtgaatggcgtaaatggaaacaaaacaaaacgcaccaggattgctgattttatgaaattatatatcacaaaaaaaaattaataaagagcaatcaaaatttttctgttacaccaatatgatattaataaaaactagggatcatggcgcaaaaaatgacacctaaaccagccctataggtggaaaaataaaagcgctatggctcttagaaggcggggaggaacattgcattaatctgaccctgaattttgtgcatcaaagggctctgtcttgaaggggttaagatatAAATACTCCCACTATGGAAGTGAAATAGCGTTGGCTAAATTACTGGCTAGAGGAGAGGATTCTGTACACAGGAGCAGAAAATCTGCTACAGAATTGAGGACAACAAGATAGATAGTTTGCATATAAAGCAGAAGGAACCCAGCATGGTAGTAAAATATTTGTTTATTTGCAATAAAGGGCATTTTACAAACATAGCATTTTAATGGACTCcttggcccagatttatgaaatggtataaaatatatattggaGAAAACTGCTTACAGCAACCAaacacagcttagctttcatgttaccaaagctgagctgtaattggttactGTGGACagtttatatcagtgtatattttacaccctttgataaatccctcccAAGGTGTAATATGGCGTACTTACCTGCTCTAATCCCTGGTAGTTGTGATTCCAAAGGGACTAGGGCCTTGATGCTCTTTCTTCTTGCTTCTCATTAGGAAATGCCTCCCAAGCAGCTGAGGTGGGTCAACGCTGCAGCCATTGAGTAAAATGTCATTGGAGGAAGCATAAAACGTCAAGGACCTGGCTTTGTCAGAACAGCAGCTGTGGTGGATCACAGCAGGTTAGTATACctacttttatatttttatagcaCTGGTGTGCATTAAAACAAATTGCTATATCTGCTATAGCccattaaagtgtagctgtcattggGGCCACTGCCAGATCAGCAGTATATTTCACTCTGCCAGTGAAGGTTCTGGTCTCCGTGGCTATAAACACACATGAGACCATAATGCACGCAGCACCCATTAGATCAGAATGGGGGTCAACTGCTTCTCACATGTGGTCTCATGTGTGTTCGTAGTCACAAAGACCCAAACTTCTGCCAGCAGAGTGGAATATACCACTCTACCGACAGCAGCCCTATGAAAGGTACATTTTAAGTCTAACTATGCTTTAGAACAGTGTTGGTTGGGTTATTGGCTTCTAGATCTAGTAACCAGCATgattacataataataatcaAGAACCAATATAAAGTCCAGCGAATCCGctttatcacagcatgtttttctGATCTCACATCTGCAAAACATTGTCCACAGTGGTTAAAAACAATCTacagcactttaaaggggttatccagcgctacaaaaacatggccccttttccctactgttgtctccagtttgggtgggcttttgaaactcagttttattgaagtaaatggagcttaattgcaaatcacacctgaactggagacaagagtaggggaaaagtggtcatgtttttgtagcgctggataacccctttaatataagatGTGTTCCAATGCAATAAAGGGTatccattaaggggttaatttttttttttaaagtggatcCAACAAAAAGGAAAGGTATAAGTCCATCCTTTTATATTTCTTGTGTCTGACTTGAAACCTGAATGAAAAAGTGCCATAGtacatgaagtgttttttttctaaaaagaaaaattaataaacTGTACTATAAACCAGGCATggatgaagaaaagaaaaaagttaatcttgtctcccatagcaaccattctATTTTTTTCAGTACTTAATAGAAATGTAAATGCTAATTATGATTGTTTAttatgactagggatggtcctagGGATggtcggcaggtttggaccatccctaattatgacATCAATGTTTTTACGAAAGTTTTGGTAGATGGGGCCCAACTATTTTAACAACTACATAGAAGAACTGTACTATATTATGATTCTAAATGTACTTTCCTTCTTTTTCAGTAACAGTGATATGATGACTGGTGGATACTTTGTACATGTAATTGTCTACCTTGCTTATCTCTCATTTTGTGCTTCTGAACTCTCCGTTCTGGAGTTTGTGACCCAACAAACATTGCCTTTAAAGGCATCTCAGTTCACTGCCAATGGTACTCCAGGGTTTACCACAGTCTGCTCACAGAAGTGCATCCAACATGAGTCTCAGCCGGAAGCATTTTCTGTTGATCACCACCTTGGCTATGAGACTGCATATTTAAATGGAAGCCGTACACTGACAACAGTCACAGTGAGAATGTCTCAGAGTAATATATGGAGGACAAAGCAGAGGAAAGTCAAATCTATGCGGGGTCGCAGGCAAATTTATGGACCAGATATCCGCTTTTCCATCAGAAGTCTGCAATTTCTTAGAGAATTCCCCTTCGCAGCTACTGTTCGGGTGTCCACAGGTTGCACGGGCGTGTTGGTAACGGAACGTCATATTTTAACGGCCGCTCACTGTATCCATAATGGTCATGATTATGTTCAAGGAGCACGTAAGCTGAGAGTTGGCTTTCTAAGGCCAGGAATACAAACTTCTCTGCGCTGGGTCCGTGTTAAAAGTACAAGGATACCTAGAGGGTGGATTGGAGCCCCAGCCGAATTAAGTATGGATTACGATTATGCATTGTTGGAGCTGCGAAGAGCACAATCTCAACCTCACATGCGCCTTGCTGCCTCTCCACCTTTAGAGTATTTGGCAGGAAGAAGAGTGCACTTCTCAGGCTTTGACAGTGACCGACCTGGAGAGCTGGTTTACAGGTCATGCAGAGTGCAGCAGCAAACAACACATTTGCTGTACCAGCACTGCGATGCACGCCCAGGTGCGAGTGGTTCAGGTGTTTATGGGCGACTGCGTTATGGTGACCACTGGGAGAGGAAAGTTATTGGAGTGTTTTCAGGACATCAGTGGGTTGAAGTATCTGGAAAGCCAAAAGAATATAATGTTGCAGTCAGACTTACCCCTCTTAAGTATGCACAGATTTGCTATTGGATACGTGGAACCAATTCAAGTTGTCATAAATGAATATACTATGATAATATAAGTGTAATGAAATAAAATGCTAAAAGATCGGTACTAACAAGTTATAACACTTGGAATGTTACAAGAATGCATGAACCAGCTATTAGTAGGagttaaaaatgaaaataaaccaCTGGCCTGAAGCGAGAAGCTACTTGAGATATttctactataaaaaaaatataaatatcagTGATAGTCAAAGAAAATTGCAATTCCTCCTGCAGTCTAAAACTAATCATCCATCATGACTCGGTAGAGAACTCTTTGCTGGCGCATTCTCTTATCTTCCCATGGAAACATCCACTACTTAAACATTTCAAATTAATAACTATTTTAAGCTACAACACGCCAAGTGGAAAAGATAAAAATTTTGACGTTTTAGGAGCTGAGCTTGGTGAAAAAGATTATGTTAGACAATCTGAAACAGTGATAAAATAACCGCTGACCAAAAAATATTTCATACTGAAAGTTATTGCTAGTGGGGCCACAGCTCACATACAAATAAACTTGGTGGAACAATTAATATCCAGGCCTTTCCGTGGCTGCACAAATCTCAGATTTTTAATCAATTATCTTCTGATCGCTTAGGGGCACAGTGGTGAGACATTCACTGATCAAAACTCTTAGCATGTCTTTTTTGAATTTTTGATCATTTTTCTTTTTGATGACATGTACACTAAACGTAATGTATGGTGGCTGATATGCAGTTGTTAGCTTCTGATGACCCCCAGTTGTTCGTAAGGCAAAGCCAAGGAAGTTTTGATGACAAGTATGGtggctgctatatacagctgtTAGCTCCAATGATGGTCATATAATAAATGCTCAGTGGCAAAAGTGGCATATAGAGTGGTAAGAGCTGCATCCCTACAATTTAGTCGTAGGGTGCACTTGTAATAAATGTTGGCACTGCACCAAAATACCAAATGTATACATACTGAATATACTgtagatgtgaacatagcctaagactagaACAAAGAGGTCAGAGGGCCATCTATGACAGTCTCCAATGTTACATTTACTactagggatggttcgaacctgccgaggttccggTTCGTACGGACCcggactcttggcaatgattcctgctgttttaaacctccgtggagagggtggataaagcgggaagaccgcctggaaaactgggatacagccactgggaacctcggcaggttcggaccatccctatctaCTACCAATCACAATCTTATCACAGAGGCATAATGTCAGAGGTCCCCCCACATACACAGGGGTAAGCAGGAGCCTCCCATCCACAGTTGGATTGTTAGTGTAACTTGAGGGCCTTTGGTGGGAATAACGTGACCATATCATGTTATTAATAGGTCCTCCAGGGTCACAGCAACAGTAAAACCAGAAATGATTAAAAAGCCATATCAGATACAAAAAGGGTAGTACCAATATCTCCTCCTTCCTTGGTCCCAAACAACCAAAGATATATtatgccttaggctgggttcacactgcgtttttgcaatgcatttaacgtatatatgttttatggaaaaaaatggatgcaatagtgtgtcatccgtttggatccattttccaTTTGCTTCCATTATTAAGAAAAACGGATCGAAATGGAAGTGGgttttttaatgtacagaaaagtaGAGCCCCATCCCCgtccccataccccccccccccccgtaccccaCCCGGACCTCCACTACCTTTAGGGTAACTACATCCTAACATATGCTTCCCTACTCCTACACTGTCTACCTTGACACTGCATCACACTCCTGTGCCCCTTCCATTACAGCTGACCTATACAGCCCGGCTGCTCTATTCATCGCATCCAATAACACAGGTACTCCACAAGTCCTGCTCCGTTATCCATCCATTTCATTACTTTTACTTAACCCTCTCCTATACTCTTTAGCACTTGTGCTGCATACATCCTATATTAACCTTGCCCTGCTACTGCATGTTACAATGACCTACCCACTAATGCgacctgtatgtgtatacatgtatatatgtaacaAGTACGTCTGTACTAATACCTGTATACTCTTTCATCCTTAGCCATGAAATGTCTTCCAACTTGCCGTCATTTCTTCACATTTTCCATCCAGCAACTGTTGTTTATACTTGCAGACATGTACTCTTCATTTACTttatgatgtatatgtatacgATAAACCCCCTGAGATATGCTCTCATctacccccccttccctgtaccCCACCCTTGCTCATTGTGTATcatcactgtatgtactgtatataatgttttCATGCTCATAGACTCCTAGATGAAGGTGTCAGCACCGAAACGTCGAAACTTTTGTCTGTGACTTCACTTGTTACTTAATAAAAACGtgcacaagagcacttgcatcCGAACCTAAGAGCAATTCTTCTTTGATTACTGACTGTCCAGTGGATTACCACCTGACAATAGTACCTTACTTTTCCTACTGGAGAACTACACTGAGTGCTACTCCTTACGCCCGCACcagaaaagtagtgtcaacattacttttctgtaggttaaaaaaaaaaaaagcatctgttttgatccgttttttttttttttttttttataatggaagtcaatggaaaactgatctaaacggatgacacacaattacatccgttttttccatgaaacgtatatgttaaacggattgcaaaaacgcagtgtgaacctagccttaaataatgtaccaatcataaaaaaaaaaaatatttaagacAGAAAAAATTCTAAGTAAATATATTAGTAttacccataggctatgttcccactaggtaaaaataaGGTTTttcaacaatggctgttatttgcccaTATTTTtaccttgtgggaacatagccatagtgggAGTTTATCTTGAagatagtagatgcttggaacagtaaagtagtagatgcttggaacaatgcTTTGTTGGTAATTCTACATTTAGACTAAATCTAAATATGCCTcggataaacatatatatctatcctaagataataataaagaaaataatatatgGGGCAGACttaatggaccaggtggtctttttatgCTGACAAACTTCTATGTTTCTTTGTAAATCCATGTTGAAATTGCTACAAATCTACATATAACGTGTGCAGATTTGCAGTGAGATCCAAAGGAAAaattttacagcgtgtgaatgaAGTCACATCAAAGCCCCTAGTTTATATCATTTTCAGCTGTTTAGACTAAAAACAGTATCATGTTACAATTAACTAGTTATTctcttatttttcttttaatagtGCTGTGATCATCATTtactaagaaaataaaaaagaagtctGCAGACTCAGGAATTAACCAGTTTTTTGTTATACTGTGCTGTCATGCTATAAGCAGGATTCCCACTCATCCGTACATTAAAATAATTACCCATTAAAGTACCCAGGACTAAAAAAGCAGGTTTGAAAGCACTACAGTGTGATAAGCATATACAGTTTTGCACCCTTCAAAGtgtgctatgtccctattgtgcaggagacactgaggatgaaggtatttttCTTACCTTGGCgttgttctggtgcagttagttgttTGCGCCTCggtccggtaagaccgttaggagcactgccctttcccccccccatatagctgaTCCATCCCCTGGATAGTTGATATgggatggggcagtgctcctaatggtcttaccgaaCTGCAGAGCAAACAACTAACTGCCCTGGAATATTGCTGAGGATaaatgtaagagacataccttcatcctctgtatttcctgcacaataggggcagattcgtctaacctgacAGTTTCCTTTTAATATAGTTTAGGATAAAACTGGGGTTGGAACTAcaaaatatattaaccccttcacgtcagcaatctgctcagtgcagtaggaatgtatgtacagtatatgttcacatgctttgaaggggttttaatgtgtgcaagaCTGCTTCAATGTGAGCAGCtctgcacacattagtgtcctTGGAGCCAGAGCGATCaaacagctgcttgtcattaacctcttaaacgcaGTGATTGcctaagaggttatccagtgttcgcacatttttaacatgttgctgccatataagaaaacataacaaacattttATGCTTACTTCTCCATGCTCCACCAGCTTaagtttaaggaagtcagtgacaggataagtacCCCAGCAGCATCACTGCAGGAGTCTTGATTTGGCGATCTTCTCATACagtttgctctcaggcagactatgtgcagactagggatggtccgaacctgccgaggttcgggttcgtacgaacctgaactctcggcaatgattcccgctgtctgcccgctccgtggagagggtggatacagcgagaggaccgcctggaaaactgggatacagccatagccataggctgccttctatgacacagctctattgattctaatggaactaGTGCTTCATGCTCAGactgtgcttggtaatagaccagtgCTGTGTGTGGAAACCAGTTTTAATAAAGTGCTGTGGCATCAGCATCCCCCTGCCAAtgtcggtctgttcatgtaaaacactacagtgcagtaaaaaaaaactccttAGCCCTGCAGTGGCAATATAAGGGCCACCTAAGTTTCCCCTTACAGCTCATCCCTGAGAGCTCCATGAACCATATCTGTAGCAATTAGCTGGTAGCAgagcttgctttttttttttagagatattAACCTCTTTAAATAGCAGGTAtgccattataaggctatgttaatATACCGTAATACCGTACCTTGCTTACCGTATACCAAACCTTGCGTACTTATGCTGTGAATATATCCTCACACTTCTAAAACTGTTCATAAAATTCAAAACACAGTACACAATTTCCTGTCATTTCATATCACAATCTGTGCATATGTGATTATCTACTTTAATGGCACTTTGTAGTCACTACAGCAGCTCTGAGTTTTATGggtgatgagagggaagccttgatttgaATTTTAGGAACAGTGTGGAACAACAGCAGACAGGCGTCCTTCCTTTCTGCAGGAGAGCCCACCTCAACTTCATGTGTAGTCTCTTGACgggtggacagcagattgcagtgaAGGAAGACATCAACTGGACAAGACTTTAGGGCTGATTGTCTGTAGGGAGTCATTTTTGGGAATTTAAGTGACTTTCAAATATTTTTGGAACCACACAGACTGTCagatggagggaagttgtttaaaATGTTAGCGACCATTTAATGGTGAATATAAGTACAGGATAGAGATAAATGTCTACTATCTAGAGGTTAGTGCAGTTCTGACTCCTCTTGTAAAGAAAGAGCCCAACACAGAGTAGAGCCTGTACATTGACATCTCATGAGAACTGTATTTGTTCATAGAGTGGTAGGGGTGtccactctaagggccctataacatggcCTGGTATgaggaagtgagcactgaccAGCGCTCACTTCTTCCTTGTttcccactcgctgtctgtgctattacacgcacagttATCTAGCGGGaagtagcgggggggggggccatagaagagagcgatggtctgctgccaccactcctattcctcACAGCGATGGGCAGCAGACCATTACTATCATTGTTGGGATTTTACAATATGCTAaaagaacaatcagccgaca
This genomic window contains:
- the LOC138766403 gene encoding serine protease 23-like — protein: MMTGGYFVHVIVYLAYLSFCASELSVLEFVTQQTLPLKASQFTANGTPGFTTVCSQKCIQHESQPEAFSVDHHLGYETAYLNGSRTLTTVTVRMSQSNIWRTKQRKVKSMRGRRQIYGPDIRFSIRSLQFLREFPFAATVRVSTGCTGVLVTERHILTAAHCIHNGHDYVQGARKLRVGFLRPGIQTSLRWVRVKSTRIPRGWIGAPAELSMDYDYALLELRRAQSQPHMRLAASPPLEYLAGRRVHFSGFDSDRPGELVYRSCRVQQQTTHLLYQHCDARPGASGSGVYGRLRYGDHWERKVIGVFSGHQWVEVSGKPKEYNVAVRLTPLKYAQICYWIRGTNSSCHK